The proteins below come from a single Parazoarcus communis genomic window:
- a CDS encoding hemagglutinin repeat-containing protein, whose translation MNRAFRLIWSTARGAYVVAPESAKGHAKSSCSPSSRAMLVAAIGSGLFGVSSFAFAQVNAATTVVPTGGNTNAYIAPNGVPVVNINTANAAGLSHNKYTRYDVESVGLVLNNGNTSEIARQSQLAGQVMANVNLAAEARVILNEVVSTRRSTLAGFTEVLGGKADVIVANPNGITCSGCGFINTDRATLTTGMPGFNADGSLSHFTVTRGDILINGAGLNASAQQTLDLVTRSIRIDSQINTAADGSIGVTTGTNKWSYASRSVTGTATGEGAAPEYAIDSSALGGMYAGRIRLIATEAGVGVRMLGEAAATVDDFTLTSAGKIEIQSTISAARDNSIASSAASGTDDVLLNGSGAKLSAGNDLAITATAGQVRLAEGELFASSDLSVDAATMSDASTGKVRFAGKDSSVNLSGAASANGSVWGAGGDLEITAADIQTSNGARLYSGANSAATSRSLSIQATSGDIDLADTEVLSTDDVTLTASNGEVALSASTDVQAADELSVTAIMVVNSGDVAAGGDIEVIAQGGGFINSGRVESGGDLGVGDATRATDLFNQSGGELLGKTLSVNAGTVGNDGTVQAVDRSTVVANRFINSAGSSFIASTTSAVSGVGDFNVSSTFDNQGLVQSAGALDIQAGSTLTNSGQILALRTGNGGSNGDLDLNAWSIDNSGTIDGGGLLNATATATTGTSFTNSGALQAGGAMHLDVGNAFQQLAAGKIIADSTLNIGSATTSFLLTNAGRLQSAALLTIGGVGHLVNLNNLAGGNVLSQASLALTAGSISNAGTIQAATGSTVNATSFTNSGSASRLIVSTAANADGSLAVSGAIDNQGTIQSAGGLNVVATAAIANSGTVKTTGLNDTLALQGNTLNNTGFIDSADLATLTATRTAGDVLTNSGQVRSTDTLTIVSGDGVSNVAGGTMIGDGAVDLTALVLTNAGRIQSGTAMTLGRGSRVETLDNSASGVLFAGSTMNILAGWISNQGKIYGSSGTTLTASSLTNGSASNSSALLFGAMNSGASQMTVSGSVSNYGAIHSNDTLSVAAAGVTNQRTGGISSLASLNVSATSGNSIDNYGAFYAGTALALSATGGTIRNRPDGATMDSGGSITTTSASFINNAAIVALGDITITATSSFTNETTLDSGVSISKQLGSTITSSSGSWNKIANEGSLDNGMNAWLLDQTITRNEELVGITEAELSAKTKAQIIGSGAGSTLSINYGGSGHNYIAVLSAPTINVSGSGTFTNEDLTLYTLEHTRRIIRIEDESIGDDDFVVWARTDSSRSGYNGDNGSIDDDGNNWDNWSPGWGWTRTRHVESGSYPSALTNEGLELALSGAQFAGASTRTTFGAGIFATSFNFSGGTLNNVGSPYPASPEHAKQSGTQSDSVTGLNPGAGTSSTAMGVTGTTATAGTAAGAVVAGSTLAFGGVNITLPSNPNGYFVVSRDPNSRYLVETNPLFAVGSNFVGSDYLQNRYGYNPDTVLKRLGDSNYEAYLIRQQLIAETGSNVLKGYGDEAAQMQQLMDQAVDQGAALGLVYGQALTPTQIANLQEDIVWMEEVEVGGQKVLAPRVYLSQSSRDMIAGGAVISADDVTIAGDALNNTGGTIQGANTLTVTTTGDITNTSGTIRGGDVSLTSTEGNITNRTLVEGAGDDINYSTTIGRTGGIEATGNLDMSANKDISVIGADVRAGGDASLEAGGDITFDTIVDKTTRTTSESTNFGPLYGSSTTTTETTETNTGSNLQTGGNLKLNSGGDTTIAGSNADVGGDLDVDTGGDFNVIARQDKVTTKTVTETSGVGVGGGVWGTEKTTTDSFKGTNVGSTLNVGGNADIDAKNEMTIQGSDVAIGGDANITATKGINILDGLDEERTTTVTETTTFLKTGSSGESDSGSKSASASESASGRASADASANANAEASGSADLKFAETTVSTTNAGSNTSVASSLTVGGNLNASTEGTLRVQGSNVESGGDMNLEAENVEVLAGRNETWSNTETTRTSVGIYNDGESSAGANAEAQARAGTTGTNASAGADASAEASGTTTIGARTENEKTTEYTLRNTGSTLKSGGSMNITAGQDATFVGAEVESGGDMNIEATNIVNRAAQDIEERTSSKTTQTAGVYVGADAKAEAKAGTEANPTRLSNSAAGTAEAGAGAEANVSTGLRYNREEESSAEGSVTQVTSSFKSGGNITRTAKDTIVDQGTQIEAAGNIDQSAREIREIAAEDSSYSRSSSSSHDARIGVGAGASAEAGASANSKGESETESGAGAGAGFRASYTGASEGESEASTTAVTTRYKSGGSITSKSEEKTTLIGTQFESGGDINLEAGSLDYQAAKDTTTSSSNSQDISAELKVDVVGKAGGSLDAEYGMEKEGEKTSTARAGGMTAGGSINIKTKGDASFEGTQLEAGNAVGVDAGGNVDFKAARDTTESSSQAANASLSLSSEKGGDKAMGLGGGYEQENGNSSTAQVGSIKAGSGGISISAGKDANFEGTALKSEGDTGIAAGGDVNLRAAKNTETTTSFGVQAEIGSTSGSEGKEKTGAIGGNVGYADKVESTGTSIGSGGTVTIKGNNVINQEADIKAEGGTQIIGNEIKQKAESRDIAIGIEAGYETSSESKTPEKKTGSKTTDDIPDSRAKTAADDKPRSKTTDDLPAASTDTGKSAEDKAAERRATIDQLKADKLKLDKAMEPKAAPAETPAK comes from the coding sequence ATGAACCGCGCCTTTCGTCTGATCTGGAGCACCGCCAGAGGCGCTTATGTCGTTGCCCCGGAAAGCGCCAAGGGACACGCAAAGAGCAGTTGCTCCCCCTCCAGCCGCGCAATGCTGGTCGCGGCCATCGGCTCGGGCCTGTTTGGCGTGTCTTCCTTTGCCTTTGCACAGGTCAATGCAGCCACCACCGTGGTGCCGACCGGTGGAAACACGAACGCCTATATCGCGCCCAACGGCGTCCCGGTCGTCAATATCAACACCGCGAACGCTGCCGGACTGTCTCACAACAAGTACACCCGTTACGACGTCGAGTCAGTTGGCCTCGTGCTCAACAATGGCAACACGTCCGAGATCGCGCGCCAGTCGCAGCTCGCCGGCCAGGTCATGGCCAACGTAAACCTCGCGGCCGAAGCCCGCGTCATCCTCAACGAAGTGGTGTCGACCCGGCGCAGCACGCTCGCCGGCTTCACCGAAGTCCTCGGCGGGAAGGCCGACGTGATCGTCGCCAACCCCAACGGGATTACCTGTTCGGGTTGCGGCTTCATCAATACCGACCGCGCCACGCTCACCACCGGCATGCCCGGCTTCAATGCCGACGGCAGTCTTTCCCATTTCACCGTGACCCGCGGCGATATCCTGATCAACGGTGCCGGACTCAATGCGAGCGCACAGCAAACGCTGGACCTCGTAACCCGTTCGATCAGGATCGACAGCCAGATCAACACGGCTGCCGACGGCTCGATCGGGGTCACGACCGGCACCAACAAGTGGAGCTACGCAAGCCGTTCAGTCACGGGAACAGCAACCGGAGAAGGCGCCGCACCCGAATACGCGATCGACTCCAGCGCCCTGGGCGGCATGTACGCGGGCCGCATCCGGCTGATCGCGACCGAGGCTGGCGTAGGCGTGCGCATGCTCGGCGAAGCCGCAGCAACGGTTGACGATTTCACCCTGACCAGTGCCGGAAAGATCGAGATTCAGTCGACGATCAGCGCGGCCCGCGACAACAGCATTGCGTCCTCCGCAGCAAGCGGAACCGACGATGTTCTGCTCAACGGCAGCGGCGCGAAGCTCTCGGCGGGCAACGACCTCGCCATCACCGCAACGGCCGGACAGGTCCGCCTGGCAGAAGGCGAGCTGTTCGCATCCAGCGACCTGAGTGTCGATGCTGCAACGATGAGCGATGCATCCACGGGCAAGGTGCGCTTTGCCGGCAAGGATTCGAGCGTCAACCTCAGTGGTGCAGCGAGCGCAAACGGATCGGTCTGGGGCGCGGGTGGCGATCTCGAGATCACCGCCGCAGACATTCAGACCAGCAACGGCGCCCGGCTCTACAGCGGCGCCAATAGTGCAGCGACAAGCCGCAGTCTGAGCATCCAGGCCACGAGCGGCGATATCGACCTCGCCGATACCGAAGTCCTGAGCACCGATGATGTGACATTGACCGCGAGCAACGGTGAGGTTGCACTTTCAGCCAGCACTGACGTTCAGGCTGCCGACGAGCTCTCGGTCACTGCGATCATGGTCGTCAATAGTGGCGATGTCGCGGCGGGTGGTGATATCGAGGTGATTGCCCAAGGCGGTGGTTTCATCAACAGCGGTCGTGTTGAGTCTGGCGGCGACCTTGGCGTGGGCGACGCTACGCGTGCCACCGATCTGTTCAACCAGTCAGGCGGCGAACTGCTTGGCAAGACGCTTTCAGTGAACGCGGGCACCGTTGGAAATGACGGTACGGTACAGGCAGTCGATCGCAGCACGGTTGTCGCCAACCGCTTCATCAATAGCGCCGGGTCGAGCTTCATCGCTTCAACGACCTCGGCCGTTTCCGGCGTCGGTGACTTCAATGTCAGTAGCACTTTCGACAACCAGGGACTGGTCCAGTCCGCCGGCGCACTCGACATTCAGGCGGGCTCCACGCTCACCAACAGTGGTCAGATACTGGCGCTCCGGACCGGCAATGGAGGCAGTAACGGGGACCTCGACCTCAATGCGTGGTCCATCGACAACAGCGGCACCATCGACGGGGGCGGCCTGCTGAACGCAACGGCAACGGCCACTACCGGAACGAGCTTTACCAACAGTGGTGCATTGCAGGCGGGCGGTGCGATGCACCTCGACGTCGGTAACGCGTTTCAGCAACTTGCGGCAGGCAAGATCATCGCTGACAGCACGCTCAATATCGGCTCAGCCACAACCAGCTTCCTGCTCACTAACGCAGGGCGTCTCCAGTCCGCTGCACTGCTGACAATTGGCGGCGTCGGCCATCTGGTCAACCTGAACAACCTTGCCGGTGGCAACGTCCTGAGCCAGGCTTCACTTGCTCTCACCGCGGGCTCCATCAGCAACGCAGGTACGATCCAGGCCGCCACCGGCAGCACGGTGAATGCGACGAGCTTCACCAACAGTGGCAGCGCGTCGCGCCTCATTGTTTCAACGGCAGCCAATGCAGACGGCAGCCTTGCGGTCAGCGGCGCAATCGACAACCAGGGCACGATCCAGTCCGCAGGCGGCCTGAACGTGGTGGCCACGGCAGCGATCGCCAACAGCGGCACAGTCAAGACGACTGGACTGAACGACACCCTTGCCCTGCAGGGCAACACCCTGAACAACACCGGGTTCATCGACAGCGCAGATCTCGCCACGCTCACCGCAACCCGGACGGCAGGAGATGTGCTGACCAACAGTGGTCAGGTTCGCAGTACCGACACCCTGACGATCGTCAGTGGGGATGGCGTGTCGAACGTGGCGGGTGGCACCATGATCGGCGACGGCGCGGTCGACCTGACCGCCCTTGTCCTTACCAATGCAGGTCGCATTCAGTCCGGCACAGCCATGACGCTGGGTCGTGGCAGCCGTGTCGAAACGCTCGACAATTCGGCCTCAGGCGTCCTTTTCGCCGGCTCGACGATGAACATCCTCGCCGGATGGATCTCAAACCAGGGCAAGATCTATGGGAGCAGTGGCACGACGCTCACCGCATCGTCCCTGACCAACGGCAGTGCCAGCAACAGCAGCGCCCTGCTGTTTGGTGCGATGAACTCCGGTGCCAGCCAGATGACTGTCAGTGGCAGCGTCAGCAACTATGGCGCCATTCACTCGAACGACACGCTTTCCGTTGCAGCCGCAGGGGTGACAAACCAGCGCACCGGCGGGATCTCGTCTCTCGCGTCCTTGAATGTGAGCGCGACAAGCGGCAACTCAATCGACAACTACGGCGCCTTCTATGCCGGCACTGCGCTCGCGCTAAGTGCCACCGGCGGCACGATCCGGAACCGACCCGATGGTGCAACGATGGATAGCGGCGGCAGCATCACTACCACCAGCGCCAGCTTCATCAACAATGCGGCGATCGTGGCACTCGGCGACATCACTATCACGGCGACCTCATCGTTCACCAACGAAACGACGCTGGATAGCGGGGTCTCAATCAGCAAGCAGCTTGGCTCGACGATTACCAGCAGCAGTGGGAGCTGGAACAAGATCGCAAACGAAGGCAGCCTCGACAATGGCATGAACGCCTGGCTACTGGATCAGACAATCACGCGTAACGAAGAGCTTGTAGGCATCACCGAGGCGGAACTGTCAGCTAAGACAAAAGCACAGATCATTGGCAGCGGTGCGGGCTCGACGCTAAGCATCAATTACGGCGGAAGCGGCCATAACTACATTGCAGTGCTGTCGGCTCCCACGATCAATGTTTCCGGCAGCGGCACCTTCACCAACGAGGACCTCACCCTCTACACGCTCGAACACACACGTCGCATCATCCGCATTGAGGACGAAAGTATCGGTGACGACGACTTTGTTGTCTGGGCACGCACCGACTCCAGCCGCAGCGGCTATAACGGCGACAACGGCAGTATCGATGACGACGGCAACAACTGGGACAACTGGAGCCCAGGCTGGGGATGGACGCGTACGCGCCATGTCGAATCGGGCTCATACCCGAGCGCACTGACGAATGAAGGCCTTGAACTTGCCCTTTCTGGTGCTCAGTTCGCCGGTGCAAGCACACGCACGACATTCGGCGCCGGCATCTTCGCTACCAGCTTCAACTTCAGTGGTGGAACGCTGAATAACGTGGGGTCGCCCTACCCCGCCTCGCCCGAACATGCAAAGCAGAGCGGTACCCAGTCTGACTCGGTCACTGGCCTGAATCCCGGCGCGGGGACAAGCAGCACAGCAATGGGCGTTACCGGTACCACCGCCACAGCAGGAACCGCGGCCGGTGCCGTGGTGGCTGGCAGCACCCTGGCCTTTGGCGGAGTGAACATCACTTTGCCCAGCAATCCGAATGGCTATTTCGTTGTTTCCAGGGATCCGAACTCCAGATACCTGGTTGAGACCAACCCCCTGTTTGCCGTCGGCTCCAACTTCGTTGGCTCCGATTACCTGCAGAATCGCTATGGGTACAACCCCGACACCGTTCTTAAACGCCTTGGCGACTCGAATTACGAAGCCTATCTGATTCGCCAGCAACTTATTGCAGAGACGGGCAGCAATGTTCTGAAGGGCTATGGCGACGAAGCGGCACAGATGCAGCAACTGATGGATCAAGCCGTGGATCAGGGCGCAGCGCTCGGGCTTGTTTACGGTCAGGCGCTGACCCCCACGCAGATCGCCAACCTTCAGGAAGACATCGTATGGATGGAGGAGGTTGAGGTTGGCGGGCAGAAGGTACTCGCTCCACGGGTGTACCTGTCACAGAGCTCGCGCGACATGATCGCAGGTGGCGCGGTCATATCGGCCGATGACGTTACGATTGCCGGCGATGCGCTTAACAATACCGGAGGCACAATTCAGGGGGCGAACACCCTGACCGTGACGACGACCGGCGATATCACCAATACCAGCGGCACGATCCGCGGGGGCGACGTCAGTCTCACGTCAACCGAAGGCAACATCACCAACAGAACACTGGTCGAGGGCGCCGGTGACGATATCAACTACTCCACTACGATCGGGCGCACCGGGGGCATTGAAGCCACCGGCAACCTCGACATGTCAGCCAACAAGGACATCAGCGTCATTGGCGCCGACGTCAGGGCGGGTGGTGACGCCAGTCTGGAGGCTGGTGGCGACATCACTTTCGATACCATTGTCGATAAGACCACGAGGACCACGAGCGAATCGACAAACTTCGGCCCCCTCTACGGCTCGTCGACAACCACAACCGAGACAACCGAAACCAACACCGGCTCCAATCTTCAGACGGGCGGCAACCTCAAGCTCAACAGTGGCGGCGACACCACGATTGCGGGCTCGAATGCCGATGTCGGCGGCGATCTCGATGTCGATACTGGTGGTGACTTCAATGTGATTGCCCGCCAGGACAAGGTCACAACAAAAACCGTAACCGAGACATCCGGCGTCGGCGTCGGTGGAGGCGTCTGGGGCACGGAAAAGACCACGACGGACAGCTTCAAAGGCACCAACGTAGGTTCGACGCTGAATGTCGGCGGCAATGCCGACATCGATGCGAAGAACGAGATGACCATTCAGGGATCGGATGTCGCGATCGGCGGTGATGCGAACATCACCGCGACCAAGGGCATCAATATTCTCGACGGACTGGACGAGGAACGCACGACCACGGTTACCGAAACCACGACCTTCCTCAAGACTGGCAGTTCGGGTGAGAGCGATTCGGGCAGCAAGTCGGCATCTGCATCTGAAAGCGCGTCCGGACGCGCCAGCGCCGACGCGAGCGCGAATGCCAACGCAGAAGCGTCCGGCTCAGCCGATCTCAAGTTTGCGGAAACCACGGTCAGTACGACAAATGCGGGCTCCAACACCAGCGTTGCTTCCAGCCTGACGGTCGGTGGAAACCTCAATGCAAGCACCGAGGGCACACTCAGGGTGCAGGGATCGAACGTCGAGTCGGGCGGCGACATGAACCTCGAAGCCGAGAACGTCGAAGTTCTCGCCGGGCGCAACGAGACCTGGAGTAACACGGAGACGACCCGGACCTCGGTGGGCATCTACAACGACGGCGAGTCTTCGGCAGGTGCCAACGCGGAAGCGCAGGCAAGAGCCGGCACAACCGGAACCAACGCCAGTGCGGGTGCTGACGCTTCGGCCGAGGCCAGCGGTACGACGACGATTGGCGCGCGCACCGAAAACGAGAAGACAACCGAATATACGCTGAGGAACACCGGCTCGACACTCAAGTCAGGCGGCAGCATGAACATCACCGCAGGCCAGGATGCGACCTTCGTCGGTGCCGAAGTCGAGTCCGGCGGTGACATGAACATCGAGGCGACGAACATCGTCAATCGGGCAGCACAGGATATCGAGGAGCGCACCTCCTCGAAGACGACGCAGACTGCGGGCGTGTATGTCGGCGCGGATGCGAAGGCCGAGGCGAAGGCAGGCACCGAGGCCAACCCGACACGGCTGAGCAACAGCGCGGCAGGCACGGCAGAGGCCGGCGCCGGTGCGGAAGCAAACGTGAGCACCGGACTGCGTTACAACAGGGAAGAGGAATCCAGTGCTGAGGGTTCTGTCACCCAGGTCACGTCGAGCTTCAAGTCCGGCGGCAACATCACCCGGACCGCGAAGGACACCATCGTCGATCAGGGGACGCAGATCGAAGCGGCCGGAAACATTGATCAATCCGCCCGCGAGATCCGTGAAATCGCGGCCGAGGACAGCAGTTACTCCCGTTCGAGCAGTTCCAGCCATGACGCCCGGATCGGCGTCGGTGCGGGTGCTTCGGCCGAGGCCGGGGCCAGTGCAAACTCAAAGGGTGAATCCGAAACAGAATCTGGTGCAGGCGCCGGCGCAGGTTTCCGCGCCAGCTATACCGGCGCTTCTGAAGGCGAGAGTGAGGCCAGCACCACGGCAGTCACCACGCGCTACAAATCCGGCGGCAGCATTACGTCCAAGTCGGAAGAGAAGACGACCCTGATCGGCACCCAGTTCGAATCCGGAGGCGACATCAACCTCGAGGCGGGCTCTCTCGACTACCAGGCGGCGAAGGACACCACGACCAGCAGCAGCAACTCGCAGGACATCTCCGCCGAGCTCAAGGTCGATGTCGTCGGTAAGGCGGGCGGCAGCCTCGATGCCGAATACGGGATGGAGAAGGAAGGTGAGAAGACAAGCACGGCACGTGCAGGTGGCATGACCGCGGGCGGCAGCATCAACATCAAGACCAAGGGCGACGCCAGCTTCGAGGGGACTCAGCTTGAAGCTGGAAATGCCGTCGGCGTGGATGCAGGGGGCAATGTCGACTTCAAGGCCGCACGCGACACGACCGAGTCGTCGAGCCAGGCCGCAAACGCCAGTCTTTCCCTGAGTTCCGAAAAGGGTGGCGACAAGGCAATGGGCCTGGGCGGTGGCTATGAACAGGAGAACGGTAACAGCAGCACAGCGCAAGTCGGGTCGATCAAGGCTGGCAGCGGTGGCATCAGCATCTCGGCAGGCAAGGACGCCAACTTCGAAGGTACGGCGCTCAAGTCCGAAGGCGACACGGGTATCGCTGCGGGCGGCGACGTCAACCTGCGGGCCGCCAAGAACACCGAAACAACGACGTCCTTTGGCGTTCAGGCTGAAATCGGGTCGACCTCGGGTAGCGAAGGCAAGGAGAAAACCGGCGCCATTGGCGGCAACGTCGGCTACGCAGACAAGGTCGAGTCGACCGGCACGTCGATCGGCTCGGGCGGTACGGTGACGATCAAGGGTAACAACGTCATCAACCAGGAGGCCGACATCAAGGCAGAGGGCGGCACGCAGATCATCGGCAACGAAATTAAGCAGAAGGCCGAGAGTCGCGATATCGCCATCGGTATCGAGGCAGGTTACGAGACGTCGAGCGAGTCAAAGACACCGGAAAAGAAGACCGGTTCGAAGACGACAGACGACATCCCTGACAGCAGAGCCAAGACAGCCGCCGATGACAAGCCTCGAAGCAAAACGACTGACGATCTTCCTGCAGCATCGACCGACACCGGAAAGTCGGCAGAGGACAAGGCTGCCGAACGGCGGGCGACGATCGACCAGCTGAAAGCCGACAAGCTGAAGCTGGACAAGGCCATGGAGCCCAAAGCGGCGCCAGCGGAAACACCTGCGAAGTAA
- the corA gene encoding magnesium/cobalt transporter CorA, whose translation MLINCTAYQHGRKLADLPVSDITSYLNKQDCFVWVALKDATPDEMAQMKAAFGLHELAVEDANHGHQRPKVEEYDDEVFAVMHLVEEHEGKLVVGEVHTFVGRNYILSVRNRSQQNFLGVRARCEREPKMLVKGPGYVLYALMDAVVDRYFPLIEKLETDLEAMEERIFTKGAAPTNIRRLYRLKRKVTLLKHAVTPLMEAAGKLHSGRVPEVCSNSRHYFRDVYDHLTRLNASLDSIRDTIGTAIQVNLSMVTIDQTEVSKRLAAWAGIFAVATALAGIWGMNFTHMPELQWEYGYPAALIAIVFASAVLYWQFKRAKWL comes from the coding sequence ATGCTCATAAACTGCACTGCCTATCAGCACGGCCGCAAGCTGGCCGACCTTCCGGTCAGCGATATCACCTCCTACCTGAACAAGCAGGACTGCTTCGTCTGGGTGGCGCTCAAGGATGCAACGCCTGACGAGATGGCGCAGATGAAGGCAGCTTTCGGTCTGCATGAACTCGCAGTGGAAGACGCAAATCACGGTCACCAACGCCCGAAGGTCGAGGAATACGACGATGAGGTGTTCGCGGTCATGCACCTGGTCGAAGAACACGAGGGAAAGCTCGTCGTCGGCGAAGTGCATACCTTCGTCGGGCGCAACTACATCCTTTCGGTGCGCAACCGCAGCCAGCAGAACTTTCTTGGCGTGCGTGCACGCTGTGAACGTGAACCAAAAATGCTGGTCAAGGGGCCGGGCTATGTGCTGTATGCGCTGATGGATGCGGTGGTCGATCGCTATTTTCCGCTCATCGAAAAGCTCGAAACCGATCTCGAGGCGATGGAGGAGCGGATCTTCACCAAGGGCGCTGCGCCTACCAACATCCGGCGTCTGTATCGCCTCAAGCGCAAGGTCACCCTGCTCAAGCACGCCGTCACGCCCCTGATGGAAGCGGCCGGCAAACTGCACAGCGGCCGTGTCCCGGAGGTGTGCAGCAACAGCCGCCACTACTTCCGCGACGTGTACGACCACCTTACCCGCCTCAATGCTTCGCTCGACAGCATTCGCGACACCATTGGCACGGCCATCCAGGTGAACCTGTCGATGGTCACCATCGACCAGACCGAGGTCAGCAAGCGTCTTGCGGCCTGGGCCGGTATCTTCGCCGTGGCAACCGCACTCGCCGGCATCTGGGGGATGAACTTCACCCACATGCCCGAACTTCAGTGGGAATACGGCTACCCCGCCGCACTGATCGCGATCGTGTTCGCATCGGCTGTTCTGTACTGGCAATTCAAGCGGGCAAAGTGGTTGTAG
- a CDS encoding class I SAM-dependent methyltransferase has translation MSAAPEIRPDQSVELLKALHILTRDGKLNQDSRRKLKQVYHLYNFIEPLLEEAFATSADPVLVDHGAGKSYLGFILYDLFLKARDKGKVIGIETRAELVKSSRALADKLGFRRMRFYDLSVEASITSDALPDRVDIVTALHACNTATDDAIRFALAKQAQFIVLVPCCQAEVAAILRQHKAESLSQTPLAEIWRHPIHTREFGSQITNVLRCLLLEAHGYSLTVTELVGWEHSMKNELIVARRTGAPRGNARERLAEILDQLNLGALTERFNY, from the coding sequence ATGTCAGCTGCCCCCGAGATTCGCCCCGATCAATCCGTCGAGTTGCTCAAGGCGCTGCACATCCTCACCCGCGACGGCAAGCTCAATCAGGACAGCCGGCGCAAGCTCAAGCAGGTCTACCACCTCTACAACTTCATCGAGCCGCTGCTTGAAGAAGCCTTTGCCACGTCAGCCGACCCCGTACTGGTCGACCACGGCGCAGGCAAGTCGTATCTGGGCTTCATCCTTTACGACCTGTTTCTCAAGGCGCGCGACAAGGGAAAGGTCATCGGCATCGAGACCCGGGCGGAGCTGGTAAAGAGCTCGCGGGCGCTTGCCGACAAGCTGGGCTTCAGGCGCATGCGTTTCTACGATCTCTCAGTGGAGGCATCGATCACGTCCGACGCCCTGCCCGACCGCGTCGATATCGTCACTGCGCTGCACGCCTGCAATACCGCAACGGACGACGCGATCCGCTTCGCCCTCGCCAAGCAGGCCCAGTTCATCGTGCTGGTGCCGTGCTGCCAGGCCGAAGTGGCCGCCATCCTGCGCCAGCACAAGGCCGAATCGCTGTCGCAGACGCCGCTCGCGGAAATCTGGCGCCATCCGATTCATACCCGTGAGTTCGGCAGCCAGATCACCAATGTACTGCGCTGCCTGCTGCTCGAAGCGCATGGGTATTCGCTCACGGTGACAGAGCTTGTTGGCTGGGAACATTCGATGAAGAACGAGCTGATCGTTGCGCGCCGGACCGGTGCCCCGCGAGGCAATGCACGCGAGCGTCTCGCGGAGATCCTCGACCAACTCAACCTTGGCGCACTGACCGAACGTTTCAACTACTGA
- a CDS encoding 3-deoxy-7-phosphoheptulonate synthase, translated as MPVAQTENLNILAVDDMPSPEQIKALVPLTDKAAASVLAGRRALMDILDRKDKRLFVVVGPCSIHDPVAGLDYARRLRALADEVADTMVLVMRVYFEKPRTSTGWKGYINDPYMNDSFRIDEGMEKARRFLLDVAETGLPIATEALDPIAPQFYGDLISWTAIGARTSESQTHREMASGLSTPVGFKNATDGDMDVAVNAIISAASPHSFLGVSGQGQSAILRTRGNKYGHAVLRGGGGRPNYDTVSISLAEQALVKAKLPVNIVVDCSHANSWKKPELQPLVMKDVVHQVREGNRSVVGLMIESNLEAGNQPIPADLSLLKYGCSVTDACVGWDTTVDMIKRADAELREALALRERTE; from the coding sequence ATGCCTGTCGCCCAGACCGAAAACCTCAATATCCTGGCTGTCGATGACATGCCGTCGCCCGAGCAGATCAAAGCGCTCGTGCCGCTCACCGACAAGGCCGCCGCCTCGGTGCTGGCCGGTCGCAGGGCGCTGATGGACATCCTTGACCGCAAGGACAAGCGCCTTTTTGTCGTTGTGGGTCCGTGCTCGATCCACGACCCGGTTGCCGGCCTCGACTATGCTCGCCGCCTGCGCGCACTGGCGGACGAAGTCGCGGACACGATGGTGCTGGTGATGCGGGTGTACTTCGAGAAGCCCCGCACCTCGACCGGATGGAAGGGTTACATCAACGACCCTTACATGAACGACTCCTTCCGTATCGACGAGGGCATGGAAAAGGCACGTCGCTTCCTTCTGGACGTCGCCGAAACCGGCCTGCCGATCGCCACCGAGGCGCTCGACCCGATTGCGCCGCAGTTCTACGGCGACCTGATCTCGTGGACCGCCATCGGCGCCCGGACATCCGAATCGCAGACGCACCGCGAGATGGCGTCGGGCCTGTCGACACCGGTCGGATTCAAGAATGCGACCGACGGCGACATGGATGTGGCCGTCAACGCCATCATCTCGGCGGCCAGCCCGCACAGTTTCCTGGGCGTCAGCGGACAGGGCCAGTCGGCCATTCTGCGCACCCGCGGCAACAAGTACGGCCATGCTGTCCTGCGCGGTGGTGGCGGCCGTCCGAACTACGATACGGTATCGATCTCGCTCGCCGAGCAGGCGCTGGTCAAGGCCAAGCTGCCGGTCAACATCGTGGTCGACTGCTCGCACGCCAACTCCTGGAAGAAGCCCGAACTGCAGCCGCTGGTAATGAAGGACGTCGTCCATCAGGTGCGCGAAGGCAACCGCTCGGTCGTTGGCCTGATGATCGAGAGTAACCTCGAAGCCGGTAACCAGCCCATTCCTGCGGATCTGTCGCTGCTCAAGTACGGCTGCTCGGTCACCGACGCCTGCGTCGGCTGGGACACCACCGTAGACATGATCAAACGTGCCGATGCGGAACTGCGCGAAGCACTGGCTCTCCGGGAGCGCACTGAATGA